Proteins from a genomic interval of Pseudomonas paeninsulae:
- a CDS encoding class I SAM-dependent methyltransferase — protein MSDKLHIQVVQRQFGEQASAYLSSTVHAQGAEFALLQAELDGHGDARVLDLGCGAGHVSFHVAPLVAEVVAYDLSEQMLAVVTSTAAQRGLDNVRSERGAAEHLPFADGSFDFVFSRYSAHHWSDLGLALREVRRVLKPGGVACFIDVASPGSPLLDTYLQTVEVLRDTSHVRDYSAAEWLQQVSDAGLYPRSHVRQRLRLEFASWVERMRTPEVFREAILALQKSVGAEVREYFEVAADGSFSTDVVVLWAER, from the coding sequence ATGAGCGACAAGCTCCATATACAAGTGGTGCAGCGCCAGTTCGGCGAGCAGGCCAGCGCCTACCTGAGCAGCACGGTGCATGCCCAAGGCGCCGAGTTCGCCTTGCTCCAGGCCGAGCTTGACGGGCATGGCGATGCGCGCGTGCTCGATCTTGGCTGTGGCGCCGGGCATGTGAGCTTCCACGTCGCGCCGCTGGTCGCCGAGGTGGTGGCCTACGACCTGTCCGAGCAGATGCTCGCTGTGGTGACCAGTACCGCTGCGCAGCGTGGCCTGGATAATGTGCGCAGCGAACGCGGCGCGGCCGAACACCTGCCCTTTGCCGATGGCAGTTTCGATTTCGTCTTCAGTCGTTACTCGGCGCATCACTGGAGTGATCTCGGGCTCGCCCTGCGCGAAGTGCGACGGGTCTTGAAGCCCGGCGGTGTAGCGTGTTTCATCGATGTGGCGTCTCCTGGAAGTCCGTTGCTGGACACCTATCTGCAGACCGTCGAGGTGCTGCGCGATACCAGTCATGTGCGCGATTATTCCGCCGCCGAATGGCTGCAGCAGGTGAGCGACGCGGGCCTGTATCCACGCAGCCACGTTCGCCAGCGTCTGCGCCTGGAGTTCGCCTCCTGGGTCGAGCGCATGCGTACACCCGAGGTTTTCCGCGAGGCGATCCTCGCCTTGCAGAAGTCGGTAGGCGCTGAAGTGCGCGAATATTTTGAAGTGGCCGCTGACGGTTCCTTCAGCACCGATGTCGTGGTGTTGTGGGCCGAGCGCTGA
- the accD gene encoding acetyl-CoA carboxylase, carboxyltransferase subunit beta, whose translation MSNWLVDKLIPSIMRSEVKKSSVPEGLWHKCPSCDAVLYKPELEKTLDVCPKCNHHMRINARARLDIFLDAEGREEIGAELEPVDRLKFRDSKKYKDRLTGAQKQTGEKDALIAMRGTLEAMPVVACAFEFSFMGGSMGAVVGERFVRAANVALEQRCPFVCFSASGGARMQEALISLMQMAKTSAVLARLREEGVPFISVLTDPVYGGVSASLAMLGDVIVAEPKALIGFAGPRVIEQTVREKLPAGFQRSEFLIEHGAIDMIIHREELRTRLARLLAQLMGLPSPVTAALPVTA comes from the coding sequence ATGAGCAACTGGTTGGTAGACAAACTGATCCCATCGATCATGCGGTCCGAAGTCAAGAAGAGTTCGGTGCCCGAAGGCCTCTGGCACAAATGCCCGTCGTGCGATGCGGTGTTGTACAAGCCCGAGCTGGAGAAGACTCTGGATGTCTGCCCCAAGTGCAATCACCACATGCGCATCAATGCGCGTGCGCGCCTGGATATCTTCCTCGATGCCGAGGGTCGCGAAGAAATTGGCGCGGAACTGGAACCGGTTGATCGCCTGAAATTCCGCGACAGTAAGAAGTACAAGGATCGCCTGACTGGCGCGCAGAAGCAGACAGGCGAGAAAGACGCACTGATTGCCATGCGCGGCACTCTTGAAGCCATGCCGGTGGTGGCCTGTGCCTTCGAGTTCTCCTTCATGGGTGGTTCGATGGGGGCGGTCGTTGGCGAACGCTTTGTGCGCGCCGCCAATGTGGCACTGGAGCAGCGTTGCCCGTTCGTGTGCTTCTCTGCTTCGGGCGGTGCGCGCATGCAGGAAGCGCTGATTTCCCTGATGCAAATGGCCAAGACGTCTGCAGTGCTGGCGCGTCTGCGCGAAGAAGGCGTTCCGTTTATCTCGGTGCTGACCGATCCGGTCTATGGTGGCGTTTCCGCCAGCCTGGCCATGCTCGGTGATGTCATCGTCGCCGAACCCAAAGCGCTGATCGGTTTTGCCGGTCCGCGGGTGATCGAGCAGACGGTGCGAGAAAAACTCCCGGCTGGTTTCCAGCGCAGCGAGTTCCTCATCGAGCACGGTGCCATCGACATGATCATTCATCGCGAAGAGTTGCGCACGCGCCTGGCCAGGCTGCTGGCCCAGTTGATGGGGCTGCCGTCGCCTGTTACTGCTGCGTTGCCGGTCACGGCATGA
- a CDS encoding aspartate-semialdehyde dehydrogenase, with protein MTRTFDIAVIGATGSVGETLVQLLEERDFPVANLHLLASGESAGRSLSFKGKNLRVRTLEAFDFSSVSLVFFAASEAITRSYAPKAHAAGCTLIDLAAALPSEQAPRVVPEVNPQVLKTLSAPYQLTSPSPSAIAVAVVLAALREQIDVLRVAVTACLAVSSRGREGVSELARQTAELLNGRSFEPQLFDRQVAFNLLAQVDTPDSDGHGALEKRLASELKELFARPQLKVSATCVQAPVFFGDSLSVSLQADAAVDLPAICTALQACTALEYVEPGDYPTAVGDAVGQDVLYVGRVRGGQDDPAELNLWIASDNVRKGAALNAVQLAELLIKHYL; from the coding sequence ATGACCCGTACCTTTGATATTGCCGTGATCGGTGCCACCGGTAGTGTTGGCGAAACCCTCGTGCAACTGCTCGAAGAGCGCGATTTCCCCGTGGCCAATCTGCACCTGCTGGCCAGCGGCGAGTCGGCCGGGCGTTCTCTGTCTTTCAAAGGCAAGAATCTGCGGGTGCGAACCCTGGAAGCCTTCGATTTCTCCAGCGTCAGCCTGGTTTTCTTTGCCGCCAGTGAGGCGATTACCCGCAGCTATGCGCCCAAGGCGCATGCGGCCGGTTGTACGCTGATCGATCTGGCTGCCGCGTTGCCGTCCGAGCAAGCGCCTCGCGTTGTGCCTGAAGTAAACCCGCAGGTCTTGAAAACCCTCAGTGCCCCCTATCAATTGACCAGCCCGAGTCCCTCGGCGATTGCCGTGGCAGTGGTACTGGCCGCTCTGCGCGAGCAGATCGATGTGCTGCGTGTGGCGGTCACCGCTTGTCTGGCTGTTTCCAGTCGTGGCCGTGAAGGGGTGTCCGAGTTGGCGCGGCAAACCGCTGAGCTGCTTAACGGTCGCTCATTCGAGCCACAGTTGTTCGACCGGCAAGTTGCATTTAATCTGCTGGCTCAAGTGGATACACCGGATAGCGACGGCCATGGTGCTTTGGAAAAGCGCCTGGCCAGTGAGCTCAAAGAGTTGTTTGCTCGGCCACAGCTAAAAGTCTCGGCAACGTGTGTTCAGGCGCCGGTGTTCTTTGGCGACAGCCTCAGTGTGTCGCTGCAGGCAGATGCTGCTGTCGATCTGCCTGCGATTTGTACGGCTTTGCAGGCATGTACCGCCCTGGAGTATGTCGAGCCAGGCGATTATCCGACGGCTGTAGGCGATGCAGTCGGTCAGGATGTGCTGTATGTAGGCCGCGTTCGTGGTGGGCAGGATGACCCAGCTGAGCTCAATTTGTGGATTGCGTCTGATAATGTGAGGAAAGGCGCCGCCTTGAACGCTGTGCAATTGGCTGAGTTGTTGATAAAACACTATCTGTAA
- the folC gene encoding bifunctional tetrahydrofolate synthase/dihydrofolate synthase gives MTERSLADWLAYLEQLHPSAIDMGLERSGAVAQRLGLSRPAPRVITVTGTNGKGSTCAFLAALLQAQGLNVGVYSSPHLLRYNERVQIAGVEASDAELCQAFAAIEAARGEISLTYFEMGTLAAFWLFQRAALDAVVLEVGLGGRLDAVNLIDADLALVTSIGIDHAEWLGDNREAVAFEKAGIFRAGKPALCGDLDPPQTLLEQVALLDAPFFLRGRDYDLSIEGSGWSWFGLNGRGEVLRLERLPLLDLPMENAALALQAYALLDLPWQAEQIGSALSRTRVTGRLDRRILNWQGKPLTLLLDVGHNPHAAEYLAQRLSGRPLAGRRFAVFGLLADKDLAGVVSPLLDEVVDWAVAPLPTSRTRSAGELQAYLHNRGAQVTAYADVQAALQAQCTQATAGDEILLFGSFYCVAEALDWLARHAKGDVQDGFAG, from the coding sequence ATGACCGAACGCTCCCTGGCCGATTGGCTGGCATACCTGGAGCAGTTGCATCCAAGTGCCATCGATATGGGGTTGGAACGGTCTGGGGCCGTGGCGCAGCGCTTGGGCTTGTCCAGGCCTGCGCCGCGGGTGATTACGGTCACCGGCACCAATGGCAAGGGTTCCACCTGTGCGTTTCTCGCTGCCTTGCTGCAGGCGCAGGGTCTCAATGTCGGGGTATACAGCTCACCTCACCTGTTGCGTTACAACGAGCGTGTGCAGATTGCTGGTGTCGAAGCCAGCGATGCCGAGCTTTGCCAGGCTTTCGCCGCAATCGAAGCCGCGCGCGGCGAGATTTCCCTGACCTATTTCGAGATGGGTACCCTGGCGGCGTTCTGGCTGTTTCAGCGCGCAGCGCTGGACGCCGTGGTACTGGAAGTTGGGCTGGGCGGACGACTGGATGCGGTCAATCTGATCGACGCCGATCTGGCCTTGGTGACCAGTATCGGCATCGATCATGCCGAATGGCTGGGCGATAATCGTGAGGCGGTTGCCTTCGAGAAAGCCGGTATTTTTCGTGCTGGCAAGCCGGCGTTGTGCGGTGATCTCGATCCGCCGCAGACGTTGCTGGAGCAAGTGGCGCTGTTGGATGCGCCGTTTTTTCTGCGCGGCCGCGATTACGACCTGAGCATCGAAGGGTCGGGCTGGTCCTGGTTTGGCTTGAATGGTCGAGGCGAGGTCTTGCGTCTTGAGCGTTTGCCATTGCTCGACCTGCCGATGGAAAACGCCGCGCTGGCCTTGCAAGCGTATGCGTTGCTCGATCTGCCCTGGCAGGCTGAGCAAATTGGCAGTGCCTTGTCGCGTACTCGGGTAACCGGTCGTCTGGATCGCAGAATACTGAATTGGCAGGGTAAGCCACTCACGTTGCTGCTGGATGTTGGGCATAATCCCCACGCGGCTGAGTATTTGGCGCAGCGCTTGTCTGGCAGGCCGTTGGCGGGCAGGCGATTTGCGGTGTTCGGACTGCTGGCCGACAAGGACTTGGCCGGGGTGGTATCACCCTTGCTCGATGAGGTCGTGGATTGGGCCGTGGCGCCGCTGCCGACCAGTCGCACGCGCTCGGCTGGCGAGTTGCAGGCGTATTTACACAATCGTGGGGCGCAGGTCACCGCCTATGCCGATGTGCAGGCGGCGTTGCAGGCGCAATGTACGCAGGCAACGGCGGGAGATGAAATACTGCTGTTCGGGTCTTTTTACTGCGTGGCCGAGGCCTTGGACTGGCTGGCCCGCCATGCCAAGGGGGATGTGCAGGATGGCTTTGCTGGATAA
- a CDS encoding FimV/HubP family polar landmark protein has translation MVRVRKLVLAIAAASALSSGMAHALGLGEVTLQSALNQPLVAEIELLEVRDLASSELLPNLASPEEFTRAGVDRQYFLTDLTFTPVLKPNGKSVIRVTSSKPVREPYLNFLVEVLWPNGRLLREYTLLLDPPLYSPQTAAAAAPQLPVAAPAPRPLAAPIQRSAPPASAPVARAPVAAPSALQGSEYKTTANDTLWEIAQRVRGGGSVHQTMLAIQDLNPDAFIGGNINRLKKGQVLRLPEEQQIKSRAQTEAVAQVAEQNAAWREGRSVAASARQLDATRRSVAGAAPAEAKTQDSLKLLSADSGKAASGSDAGAADSKALSDKLAVTQEGLDSTRRENEELKGRMSDLQGQLEKLQRLIQLKDDQLAKLQADLAAQGQAPALEAPALAAVPAAAPVAPAEAEAPDFNYSEEPAAPAAEPQQPDAQPAVAVEPAAAPVAEATPAPVVKAAAPVAPAKPVEQPPQLSALDDLLANPMLLGIAAGGASLLLLIGLMMLSRRNALKEAELQESLAAESSGNDFDSDMELPADSFPDDLLDSADSADSAEPGDERVIAQTNDALGEADIYIAYGRFNQAAELLQNAINDEPQRSDLRLKLMEVYAELGDRDGFARQESELREIGGAAAEVDQLKGKYPAIAVIAGAGVAASALADDDFSSFSLDDLSLDEPDQPAAAVDDLDDAFDLSLDDLESDLEADLERELHAPGTDALLTDWDSLSLASDLDLTAPAESLADKDDDLEFDLSLDDESADSVELEGELADFSLELDAESKSAVAEAEDDEFLLSLDDEPTAEPAADELAGLGLDLSSDSEVDEFDLSDDFDLSLNADAPVQPNSDSFAAQLDEVTAELDQFSESLDQPADLTQPAPAPAPVAALQGMDLDGDDDFDFLSGTDETATKLDLARAYIDMGDTEGARDILDEVIAEGNDDQQQEARELVTNLV, from the coding sequence ATGGTTCGGGTTCGCAAACTGGTGCTGGCAATCGCAGCTGCTTCGGCACTGTCCTCCGGTATGGCGCACGCGCTGGGGCTGGGTGAAGTGACCCTGCAGTCGGCGCTGAATCAGCCATTGGTGGCTGAGATCGAATTGCTGGAGGTACGCGATCTGGCTTCCAGCGAGTTGCTGCCGAACCTGGCGTCCCCTGAAGAGTTCACCAGGGCTGGGGTCGATCGCCAGTACTTTCTGACTGACCTCACGTTCACTCCGGTACTCAAGCCGAATGGCAAGAGCGTCATTCGCGTGACCTCAAGCAAGCCGGTACGTGAGCCTTACCTGAATTTCTTGGTCGAGGTGCTGTGGCCCAATGGCCGCCTGTTGCGCGAATACACGTTGCTGCTCGATCCGCCTCTCTACTCGCCGCAAACCGCTGCCGCCGCTGCGCCACAGCTGCCAGTAGCTGCCCCGGCGCCACGCCCGCTAGCCGCTCCCATTCAGCGTTCCGCCCCGCCAGCCAGTGCTCCGGTAGCGCGTGCGCCAGTCGCCGCGCCAAGTGCCCTGCAAGGCAGTGAATACAAGACCACCGCCAATGACACCCTGTGGGAAATTGCCCAGCGTGTGCGCGGTGGCGGCAGCGTGCATCAAACCATGCTGGCCATTCAGGATCTGAATCCTGATGCCTTTATCGGTGGCAATATCAATCGCCTCAAGAAAGGCCAGGTGTTGCGTCTACCCGAAGAGCAGCAGATCAAAAGCCGTGCCCAGACCGAAGCCGTGGCCCAGGTTGCTGAGCAGAATGCGGCCTGGCGCGAGGGGCGCAGCGTCGCTGCCAGCGCCCGTCAGTTGGATGCGACTAGGCGCAGTGTCGCTGGTGCCGCACCAGCCGAGGCCAAAACTCAGGACAGCCTGAAGCTGCTTTCCGCCGATAGCGGCAAGGCCGCCAGTGGCAGTGACGCAGGTGCTGCCGACAGCAAGGCACTGAGCGACAAATTGGCGGTGACCCAGGAAGGCCTGGATTCCACTCGCCGCGAGAACGAAGAGCTGAAAGGGCGCATGAGTGACCTGCAAGGTCAGCTCGAAAAATTGCAGCGTTTGATTCAACTGAAAGATGATCAGTTGGCCAAGCTGCAGGCGGATCTGGCCGCGCAAGGGCAGGCTCCTGCCTTGGAAGCTCCGGCCTTGGCGGCAGTACCTGCAGCTGCGCCGGTTGCCCCTGCGGAAGCCGAAGCTCCCGACTTTAACTACAGCGAGGAACCCGCGGCGCCAGCTGCTGAGCCCCAGCAGCCGGACGCTCAGCCTGCTGTAGCCGTTGAGCCTGCCGCGGCGCCCGTCGCCGAGGCGACGCCAGCTCCGGTGGTAAAAGCTGCTGCGCCAGTGGCTCCGGCCAAACCTGTTGAACAGCCGCCACAACTCAGCGCTCTCGATGATCTGCTCGCCAATCCTATGCTTCTCGGGATTGCCGCTGGTGGCGCTTCGCTCTTGCTGCTGATCGGGTTGATGATGTTGTCGCGCCGCAACGCATTGAAAGAAGCCGAGTTGCAAGAAAGTCTGGCCGCCGAGAGCAGTGGCAATGATTTCGATAGCGATATGGAACTGCCGGCCGACAGCTTCCCCGATGACCTTCTCGACAGCGCCGACAGCGCCGACAGCGCTGAACCAGGCGATGAGCGTGTGATTGCGCAGACCAACGATGCGCTGGGCGAGGCAGACATTTATATCGCCTATGGTCGCTTCAATCAGGCTGCCGAGTTGCTGCAAAATGCCATCAACGATGAGCCGCAACGCAGTGACCTGCGACTCAAGTTGATGGAGGTTTATGCCGAGTTGGGTGATCGCGATGGTTTCGCCCGCCAGGAAAGCGAATTGCGCGAAATAGGCGGTGCCGCCGCCGAGGTCGATCAACTGAAAGGCAAGTATCCGGCAATAGCCGTTATTGCCGGTGCTGGTGTGGCTGCCAGCGCCTTGGCCGATGATGATTTTTCCAGCTTCAGTCTGGATGATCTGAGCCTGGATGAGCCTGATCAGCCGGCCGCAGCGGTAGATGACCTGGATGATGCCTTCGATCTGAGTCTGGATGATCTCGAATCCGACCTTGAAGCCGATCTTGAGCGTGAGCTGCATGCTCCTGGCACCGATGCTTTACTGACCGACTGGGACAGCCTGTCATTGGCTAGTGATCTGGATTTGACTGCCCCGGCCGAGTCGCTGGCGGATAAAGACGATGACCTGGAATTCGATCTGAGCCTTGACGATGAGTCCGCCGATAGCGTGGAGTTGGAGGGGGAGCTGGCGGATTTCAGCCTGGAGTTGGATGCCGAGAGCAAGTCGGCAGTAGCCGAGGCCGAAGACGATGAGTTTCTGTTGAGCCTGGACGACGAGCCGACTGCCGAGCCAGCTGCTGATGAGTTGGCCGGGTTGGGTCTCGACCTGTCGAGCGATTCCGAGGTTGACGAATTCGACCTGTCCGATGATTTCGATCTGTCGCTAAACGCTGACGCTCCGGTTCAGCCCAACAGCGATAGTTTCGCTGCCCAGCTCGATGAAGTGACCGCGGAGCTGGATCAGTTCTCGGAGAGTCTGGATCAGCCCGCCGACTTGACTCAGCCTGCACCTGCACCTGCACCTGTCGCTGCGCTGCAAGGAATGGATCTGGATGGCGATGATGATTTCGATTTCCTCTCGGGCACCGATGAAACGGCGACCAAACTCGACCTGGCGCGCGCCTACATTGATATGGGCGATACCGAGGGTGCGCGTGACATCCTCGATGAAGTGATCGCCGAAGGTAACGATGATCAGCAGCAGGAAGCGCGTGAGCTGGTCACTAACTTGGTTTGA
- the truA gene encoding tRNA pseudouridine(38-40) synthase TruA yields MSDALPATAADSAAVGIYRVALGVEYKGSRYCGFQRQRAGVPTIQASLEKALSKVAGGAPVTLSCAGRTDALVHASAQVVHFDTPVERSTLAWVMGANRNLPTDISVVWAKLMPAHFDARFCAKARRYRYVIYTDQVRPAHMAEEVTWNHRPLDIERMREAANAFVGTHDFSAFRARQCQAKSPIKTVHHLKLIEHGRFIVLDIRANAFLHHMVRNIAGVLMTIGAGEQPVEWARAVLETGVRRTGGVTAHPHGLYLVQVDYPQEFDLPTRYLGPHFLAGLPDVAADA; encoded by the coding sequence ATGTCTGATGCATTGCCCGCAACGGCAGCCGACTCGGCTGCCGTTGGCATTTACAGAGTCGCCCTCGGCGTCGAATATAAAGGCTCGCGTTACTGTGGCTTTCAGCGCCAGCGTGCCGGCGTGCCGACAATCCAGGCCTCCCTGGAAAAAGCCTTGTCGAAAGTCGCGGGTGGCGCCCCGGTCACCTTGAGTTGTGCCGGGCGCACCGATGCGCTGGTGCACGCCAGTGCTCAGGTGGTGCATTTCGATACGCCGGTCGAGCGTTCCACACTCGCCTGGGTCATGGGAGCCAACAGGAATCTGCCGACCGACATCAGTGTAGTGTGGGCCAAACTGATGCCGGCACACTTCGATGCGCGCTTCTGTGCCAAGGCCAGGCGTTATCGCTACGTGATCTACACCGATCAGGTTCGCCCGGCGCACATGGCTGAGGAAGTGACCTGGAATCATCGACCACTGGATATTGAGCGCATGCGCGAAGCGGCGAATGCCTTTGTCGGGACCCACGATTTCAGTGCCTTCCGCGCCCGCCAGTGCCAGGCCAAGTCGCCGATCAAGACGGTGCACCACCTGAAGTTGATCGAACATGGTCGCTTTATCGTGCTGGATATCCGGGCCAATGCATTCCTGCATCACATGGTGCGCAATATTGCCGGGGTATTGATGACCATCGGCGCTGGCGAGCAGCCGGTGGAGTGGGCGCGTGCGGTGCTGGAGACCGGAGTGCGGCGTACTGGTGGGGTGACCGCACATCCTCACGGGTTGTATCTGGTGCAAGTCGACTACCCGCAGGAGTTCGACTTGCCCACGCGTTATCTCGGGCCGCACTTCCTCGCGGGGCTGCCGGATGTGGCGGCAGACGCCTAG
- a CDS encoding phosphoribosylanthranilate isomerase has translation MSVVRCKICGITRVEDALAAVEAGADAIGLVFYAKSPRAVTVPQAQAILAALPPFVTTVGLFVDSTRGELNAILDAVPLDLLQFHGDETPAACEGFRRPYIKALRVKPGVDIAAQIGLYGSAAGVLLDTFVPGVPGGTGEAFDWSLVPRGLHMPIILAGGLTPGNVHAAIEQVQPYAVDVSGGVEASKGVKDRDKIHAFVRAVRSA, from the coding sequence TTGTCAGTCGTTCGCTGCAAGATCTGTGGAATTACCCGCGTAGAAGACGCATTGGCTGCTGTTGAGGCTGGTGCCGACGCCATTGGTCTGGTGTTTTATGCCAAGAGTCCGCGGGCCGTAACGGTGCCGCAGGCGCAGGCGATCCTCGCTGCGTTGCCGCCGTTCGTGACCACGGTGGGGCTGTTTGTCGATAGCACTCGCGGCGAATTGAACGCTATTCTCGATGCCGTGCCGCTGGATCTGTTGCAGTTCCATGGCGATGAAACTCCGGCCGCCTGCGAGGGCTTTCGGCGTCCCTACATCAAGGCGTTGCGGGTCAAGCCGGGCGTCGATATTGCTGCGCAGATCGGCCTGTATGGCTCTGCGGCGGGTGTTTTGCTGGATACTTTTGTGCCGGGCGTTCCGGGCGGTACCGGCGAGGCGTTCGACTGGTCATTGGTGCCTCGCGGCCTGCATATGCCGATTATCCTGGCGGGAGGCTTGACGCCCGGGAATGTACACGCCGCTATCGAGCAGGTGCAGCCCTATGCGGTGGATGTCAGTGGCGGCGTCGAGGCGAGCAAGGGGGTGAAGGATCGCGACAAGATTCATGCGTTCGTACGTGCAGTCAGGAGTGCCTGA
- the asd gene encoding aspartate-semialdehyde dehydrogenase codes for MKRVGLIGWRGMVGSVLMQRMLEEQDFDLIEPVFFTTSNVGGQGPAIGKDIASLKDAYSIDELKSLDVILTCQGGDYTSEVFPKLREAGWQGYWIDAASSLRMADDAVIVLDPVNRKVIDQQLDAGAKNYIGGNCTVSLMLMALGGLYEAGLVEWMSAMTYQAASGAGAQNMRELIKQMGAIHGSVADELADPASAILDIDRKVAEAMRGESFPVDNFGVPLAGSLIPYIDKELPNGQSREEWKAQAETNKILGRFKNPIPVDGLCVRIGAMRCHSQALTIKLNKDVPLSDIEGLISQHNPWVKVVPNQREASIRELGPTAVTGTLSVPVGRLRKLNMGSQYLGAFTVGDQLLWGAAEPLRRMLRILLER; via the coding sequence ATGAAACGTGTAGGTCTGATCGGTTGGCGTGGCATGGTCGGTTCCGTGCTGATGCAGCGCATGCTGGAAGAGCAGGATTTCGACTTGATCGAGCCGGTATTCTTCACCACCTCCAATGTGGGTGGTCAGGGGCCGGCCATCGGCAAGGACATCGCCTCGCTGAAGGATGCCTACAGCATCGATGAGTTGAAGAGCCTGGACGTGATCCTCACCTGTCAGGGTGGCGACTACACCAGTGAAGTCTTCCCCAAACTGCGTGAAGCCGGTTGGCAGGGCTACTGGATCGATGCGGCATCCTCACTGCGCATGGCCGATGACGCGGTGATCGTGCTGGATCCGGTCAACCGCAAGGTGATCGATCAGCAGCTGGATGCCGGGGCCAAGAACTACATCGGCGGCAACTGCACCGTCAGCCTGATGCTGATGGCCTTGGGCGGCCTCTATGAAGCCGGTCTGGTCGAGTGGATGAGCGCCATGACCTACCAGGCCGCGAGCGGTGCCGGCGCGCAGAACATGCGTGAGTTGATCAAACAGATGGGCGCGATCCACGGATCGGTCGCCGATGAACTGGCCGATCCGGCCAGCGCCATCCTGGATATCGACCGCAAGGTGGCCGAGGCCATGCGCGGCGAGTCCTTCCCGGTGGATAACTTCGGTGTGCCGCTGGCCGGCAGCCTGATTCCTTATATCGACAAGGAGCTGCCCAACGGCCAGAGCCGTGAAGAGTGGAAGGCCCAGGCGGAGACCAACAAGATTCTCGGTCGCTTCAAGAACCCGATTCCAGTGGACGGCCTCTGTGTGCGCATCGGCGCCATGCGCTGCCACAGCCAGGCGTTGACCATCAAGCTGAACAAGGACGTGCCGCTGTCCGACATCGAGGGTCTGATCAGTCAGCACAACCCTTGGGTCAAGGTGGTGCCGAATCAGCGTGAAGCCAGTATCCGTGAGCTTGGGCCAACTGCCGTTACCGGCACCCTGAGTGTACCGGTCGGGCGTCTGCGCAAGCTGAACATGGGCTCGCAGTACCTGGGCGCCTTCACGGTAGGCGACCAACTGCTGTGGGGCGCCGCCGAGCCGCTGCGCCGCATGTTGCGGATTCTGCTGGAGCGTTAA
- the leuB gene encoding 3-isopropylmalate dehydrogenase, with the protein MSKQILILPGDGIGPEIMAEAVKVLQLANDKFDLGLELSFDQLGGAAYEQYGVPLADETLARARAADAILLGAVGGPQWDAIDPALRPERGLLKIRSQLGLFANLRPAILYPQLADASSLKPEVVAGLNILIVRELTGGIYFGSPRESRVLENGERMAFDTLPYSESEIRRIAQVGFDMARVRGSKLCSVDKANVLASSQLWRTVVEEVAKDYPDVELSHMYVDNAAMQLVRAPKQFDVMVTDNMFGDILSDEASMLTGSIGMLPSASLDANNKGMYEPCHGSAPDIAGQGIANPLATILSVSMMLRYSFSQNQAADAIEQAVSKVLDQGLRTGDIHSVGTTKVGTAAMGDAVVEALRSL; encoded by the coding sequence ATGAGCAAACAGATTCTGATTCTACCCGGCGACGGTATTGGCCCGGAAATCATGGCCGAGGCGGTCAAGGTGCTGCAGCTGGCCAATGACAAGTTCGACCTGGGCTTGGAGCTGTCGTTCGACCAGCTGGGCGGCGCCGCCTATGAGCAATACGGCGTGCCCTTGGCCGATGAGACCCTGGCGCGCGCCCGCGCCGCCGATGCGATCCTGCTCGGCGCGGTGGGTGGGCCCCAGTGGGATGCCATCGATCCGGCCCTGCGTCCCGAGCGCGGCCTGCTGAAGATCCGTTCGCAACTGGGTCTGTTCGCCAACCTGCGCCCGGCCATCCTCTATCCGCAGTTGGCCGATGCCTCATCGTTGAAGCCTGAAGTGGTCGCCGGTCTGAACATCCTGATCGTGCGTGAGCTGACTGGCGGCATCTACTTCGGCAGTCCGCGTGAATCCCGCGTGCTGGAGAATGGCGAGCGCATGGCGTTCGACACCCTGCCGTACAGTGAGAGCGAGATCCGCCGTATTGCCCAGGTCGGCTTCGACATGGCCCGTGTGCGCGGCAGCAAGCTGTGCTCGGTGGACAAGGCCAACGTACTGGCCTCCAGCCAGCTGTGGCGCACCGTGGTCGAGGAAGTGGCCAAGGATTACCCGGATGTCGAGCTCAGCCACATGTACGTCGATAACGCGGCGATGCAGCTGGTGCGCGCGCCCAAGCAGTTCGATGTGATGGTCACCGACAACATGTTCGGCGACATTCTGTCGGATGAGGCTTCCATGCTCACCGGTTCTATCGGCATGCTGCCGTCTGCCTCGCTGGATGCCAACAACAAGGGCATGTACGAGCCGTGCCATGGTTCGGCGCCGGACATTGCCGGGCAGGGTATCGCCAATCCCCTGGCGACTATCCTCTCGGTCTCCATGATGTTGCGCTACAGCTTCAGCCAGAACCAGGCCGCCGATGCCATCGAACAGGCCGTCAGCAAGGTGCTGGATCAAGGCCTGCGCACTGGTGACATCCATTCCGTCGGTACGACCAAGGTCGGCACTGCGGCCATGGGTGATGCGGTAGTCGAGGCGTTGCGTAGTCTGTAA